One Syngnathoides biaculeatus isolate LvHL_M chromosome 4, ASM1980259v1, whole genome shotgun sequence DNA window includes the following coding sequences:
- the slc4a5a gene encoding electrogenic sodium bicarbonate cotransporter 4 isoform X2, producing the protein MEEGLMDSHDQSLQDINCTMSPAAERLRYILSEDDDMPTPTLFTEMDTLQREGDELEWKESARWVKFEEKVEEGGERWSKPHVSTLSLHSLFELRTCLQTGIILLDLDGYSLPQIVDDIIERQIEEGMILPELREKISFVLLRKHRHQTKKPIHRSLADIGKSSSTISRSVGARGAPGPVPVANYNRSTEDLRIKQQSGTYGRLRHAQSRSMNDIADTPSTDQLKNKFMKKIPRDAEASNVLVGEVDFLNKPFVAFVRLSQATTLGGLTEVPVPTRFLFILLGPQGKAKSYNEIGRAIATLMVDDLFSDVAYKARDREDLIAGIDEFLDEVIVLPPGEWDPKIRIEPPKKVPSADKRKSVFSLNELGQMNGTAGGGGGGLVEDEMPAQHELGEELAFTGRFCGGLYLDIKRKLPWLPSDFYEGFHIQSISAVLFIYLGCITNAITFGGLLGDATENYQGVMESFLGTALAGSVFCLLSGQPLIILSSTGPILIFEKLLFEFSKNNNIDYMELRLWIGIHSCLQCFILVATDASYIIKYMTRFTEEGFSSLISFIFISDAIKKMVGSFKYYPINTNFKPDYVTAYKCECLAPDPIPMPDNSSSVSGLNVTALDWSQLSKKECLKYGGSLVGNSCKYVPDLALMSFILFFGTYSMTVTLKKFKFSRYFPTKLRKLISDFSIFMSIMTFVGLDMLIGLKTPKLIVPTEFKPTRPDRGWLVLPFGKNPWWVYLGSFVPALLVTILIFMDQQISAVIVNRKENKLKKGCGYHLDLFWVGVLMAACSFLGLPWYVAATVISIAHIDSLKMESESSAPGEQPQFLGVREQRVTGILVFVLTGVSIFLAPVLKFIPMPVLYGVFLYMGVASLSGIQFWDRIKLYMMPSKHQPDLSYLRHVPLRRVHLFTLIQIICLAVLWILKSTFLAIIFPVMILGLMVVRKMLDLVFSQHDLAWLDDLLPEKEKKKDDDKKGGKDKKKPKLEASEEADKYSPYSNHSPSSDSDLDRSITLHLKISCPSSPAMPTARGMACPVPQVKIEMESDEDSDMDQHRPRDMSSETTL; encoded by the exons ATGGAGGAAGGACTCATGGATTCACATGACCAGAGTCTCCAAGACATAAACTGCACAA TGTCACCAGCTGCTGAGCGGCTTCGCTACATCCTGAGTGAGGATGATGACATGCCAACACCCACACTCTTCACTGAAATGGACACTCTGCAGCGTGAAGGGGATGAACTGGAGTGGAAGGAGTCTGCAAG GTGGGTGAAGTTTGAGGAGAAAGTAGAGGAGGGAGGTGAGAGGTGGAGCAAACCGCACGTGTCCACGTTGTCCTTGCACAGTCTGTTTGAGCTCAGGACGTGTCTTCAGACAGGAATAATTCTTTTGGATCTGGACGGCTATTCTTTGCCTCAAATAGTTG atGACATCATTGAAAGACAGATAGAGGAAGGCATGATCCTGCCTGAGCTGCGAGAAAAAATCAGTTTTGTTCTGCTGAGGAAACATCGACACCAGACCAAGAAACCAATCCATCGCTCTCTCGCTGACATTGGAAAGTCTAGTTCAACCATTT CTCGCTCAGTGGGGGCCAGAGGGGCACCTGGCCCAGTCCCGGTGGCCAACTATAACAGATCCACAGAGGACCTCCGAATCAAGCAGCAGTCTGGAACCTATGGCCGCCTGC GTCACGCTCAGAGTAGGAGTATGAATGACATTGCAGATACGCCCAGCACAGACCAG ttgaaaaacaaattcatgAAGAAGATTCCCAGGGATGCAGAGGCATCCAATGTGCTGGTGGGCGAAGTGGATTTCCTCAACAAACCCTTTGTTGCCTTTGTTCGCCTGTCCCAAGCTACAACACTAGGAGGTCTGACTGAGGTGCCTGTGCCGACCAG ATTCCTGTTCATTCTCCTGGGACCACAGGGAAAGGCCAAGTCATATAACGAAATAGGCCGAGCCATAGCAACGCTGATGGTTGATGAT CTCTTCAGCGACGTAGCTTACAAAGCCCGAGACCGTGAGGACCTCATTGCGGGCATAGATGAGTTTTTGGATGAGGTGATTGTGCTCCCACCCGGGGAATGGGATCCCAAAATCCGTATTGAGCCACCCAAAAAAGTTCCTTCCGCAGACAAAAG GAAGTCAGTGTTCTCCTTAAATGAATTGGGCCAGATGAATGGtacagcaggaggaggaggaggaggcctgGTTGAGGATGAAATGCCGGCACAACATGAACTAGGAGAGGAACTGGCCTTCACTGGACG GTTCTGTGGTGGATTGTACCTGGACATAAAGCGTAAACTGCCATGGCTGCCCAGTGACTTCTACGAGGGTTTCCACATTCAGTCCATTTCTGCCGTGCTCTTCATCTACTTGGGCTGCATCACTAATGCAATTACCTTTGGTGGCCTTCTGGGAGATGCCACAGAAAACTACCAG ggtgtcatgGAAAGTTTCCTCGGTACAGCTCTGGCTGGCTCTGTGTTCTGTCTGCTTAGTGGTCAGCCGCTCATCATTCTCAGCTCAACTGGACCCATCCTCATCTTTGAAAAGCTCCTATTTGAATTCAGCAA GAATAACAACATTGATTACATGGAGCTGCGCCTGTGGATAGGTATCCACTCGTGCTTGCAGTGTTTCATCCTGGTGGCGACTGATGCCAGTTACATTATCAAGTACATGACACGTTTCACTGAAGAGGGCTTCTCCAGTCTCATTTCCTTCATCTTCATCTCTGATGCAATCAAGAAGATGGTGGGCTCCTTCAAATACTACCCTATCAACACCAACTTCAAGCCAGACTATGTCACTGCTTACAAGTGCGAGTGCTTGGCCCCAGACCCGA TTCCAATGCCAGATAACAGCTCTAGTGTCTCTGGG TTGAATGTGACAGCTCTGGACTGGAGCCAGCTGAGTAAGAAGGAGTGTTTGAAGTACGGTGGATCTTTGGTGGGGAATTCCTGCAAGTATGTCCCAGATCTGGCACTTATGTCCTTCATCCTCTTCTTTGGAACATACTCCATGACTGTCACCCTCAAGAAGTTCAAGTTCAGCCGTTACTTTCCCACCAAG CTGAGGAAACTCATCAGTGACTTTTCTATCTTTATGTCGATCATGACGTTtgtgggccttgacatgttgaTTGGCCTCAAAACCCCCAAGTTGATTGTACCAACAGAATTCAAG CCTACTCGGCCAGATCGTGGCTGGCTGGTGTTGCCGTTTGGCAAGAACCCCTGGTGGGTTTATCTGGGCAGTTTTGTCCCTGCCCTCCTTGTCACCATCCTCATCTTCATGGACCAGCAAATCAGTGCTGTCATTGTCAACCGCAAGGAAAACAAACTGAAG AAAGGTTGCGGCTATCATTTGGATCTATTCTGGGTAGGGGTCCTGATGGCCGCTTGTTCCTTCTTGGGTTTGCCCTGGTATGTCGCTGCCACCGTCATCTCCATCGCACACATAGACTCGCTGAAGATGGAAAGCGAGTCCAGTGCTCCCGGTGAGCAGCCACAGTTCCTCGGAGTCAG AGAACAACGAGTGACTGGCATACTAGTGTTTGttctcactggggtctccaTCTTCCTTGCTCCAGTATTGAAG TTCATCCCGATGCCTGTGTTGTACGGTGTCTTCCTCTACATGGGAGTAGCTTCCCTCAGCGGAATTCAG TTCTGGGACAGGATTAAATTGTACATGATGCCATCCAAGCATCAACCTGACCTTTCCTACCTGCGCCATGTTCCTCTGAGAAGGGTGCACCTGTTCACCCTGATCCAGATCATATGCCTGGCTGTACTGTGGATACTCAAATCTACCTTTTTAGCTATCATCTTTCCAGTTATG ATCCTGGGACTGATGGTTGTCCGCAAAATGCTGGACTTGGTCTTCTCCCAGCATGACCTTGCTTGGCTGGATGACCTTCTGccggaaaaagagaaaaagaaagatgacGACAAGAAAGGGGGGAAAGACAAGAAAAAGCCCAAATTGGAAGCCAGTGAAGAAGCG GATAAGTACAGCCCTTACTCCAACCATTCACCAAGTTCTGATTCAGATTTGGATCGCAG CATTACCCTTCATCTGAAGATATCCTGCCCGTCATCACCAGCCATGCCAACGGCCCGAGGGATGGCCTGCCCTGTCCCACAAGTCAAGATAGAGATGGAGTCTGATGAAGACTCAGATATGGACCAACACCGGCCTCGAGACATGAGTAGCGAGACTACATTATGA
- the slc4a5a gene encoding electrogenic sodium bicarbonate cotransporter 4 isoform X1 gives MEEGLMDSHDQSLQDINCTMSPAAERLRYILSEDDDMPTPTLFTEMDTLQREGDELEWKESARWVKFEEKVEEGGERWSKPHVSTLSLHSLFELRTCLQTGIILLDLDGYSLPQIVDDIIERQIEEGMILPELREKISFVLLRKHRHQTKKPIHRSLADIGKSSSTISRSVGARGAPGPVPVANYNRSTEDLRIKQQSGTYGRLRHAQSRSMNDIADTPSTDQLKNKFMKKIPRDAEASNVLVGEVDFLNKPFVAFVRLSQATTLGGLTEVPVPTRFLFILLGPQGKAKSYNEIGRAIATLMVDDLFSDVAYKARDREDLIAGIDEFLDEVIVLPPGEWDPKIRIEPPKKVPSADKRKSVFSLNELGQMNGTAGGGGGGLVEDEMPAQHELGEELAFTGRFCGGLYLDIKRKLPWLPSDFYEGFHIQSISAVLFIYLGCITNAITFGGLLGDATENYQGVMESFLGTALAGSVFCLLSGQPLIILSSTGPILIFEKLLFEFSKNNNIDYMELRLWIGIHSCLQCFILVATDASYIIKYMTRFTEEGFSSLISFIFISDAIKKMVGSFKYYPINTNFKPDYVTAYKCECLAPDPMAAMIFNGLVPMPDNSSSVSGLNVTALDWSQLSKKECLKYGGSLVGNSCKYVPDLALMSFILFFGTYSMTVTLKKFKFSRYFPTKLRKLISDFSIFMSIMTFVGLDMLIGLKTPKLIVPTEFKPTRPDRGWLVLPFGKNPWWVYLGSFVPALLVTILIFMDQQISAVIVNRKENKLKKGCGYHLDLFWVGVLMAACSFLGLPWYVAATVISIAHIDSLKMESESSAPGEQPQFLGVREQRVTGILVFVLTGVSIFLAPVLKFIPMPVLYGVFLYMGVASLSGIQFWDRIKLYMMPSKHQPDLSYLRHVPLRRVHLFTLIQIICLAVLWILKSTFLAIIFPVMILGLMVVRKMLDLVFSQHDLAWLDDLLPEKEKKKDDDKKGGKDKKKPKLEASEEADKYSPYSNHSPSSDSDLDRSITLHLKISCPSSPAMPTARGMACPVPQVKIEMESDEDSDMDQHRPRDMSSETTL, from the exons ATGGAGGAAGGACTCATGGATTCACATGACCAGAGTCTCCAAGACATAAACTGCACAA TGTCACCAGCTGCTGAGCGGCTTCGCTACATCCTGAGTGAGGATGATGACATGCCAACACCCACACTCTTCACTGAAATGGACACTCTGCAGCGTGAAGGGGATGAACTGGAGTGGAAGGAGTCTGCAAG GTGGGTGAAGTTTGAGGAGAAAGTAGAGGAGGGAGGTGAGAGGTGGAGCAAACCGCACGTGTCCACGTTGTCCTTGCACAGTCTGTTTGAGCTCAGGACGTGTCTTCAGACAGGAATAATTCTTTTGGATCTGGACGGCTATTCTTTGCCTCAAATAGTTG atGACATCATTGAAAGACAGATAGAGGAAGGCATGATCCTGCCTGAGCTGCGAGAAAAAATCAGTTTTGTTCTGCTGAGGAAACATCGACACCAGACCAAGAAACCAATCCATCGCTCTCTCGCTGACATTGGAAAGTCTAGTTCAACCATTT CTCGCTCAGTGGGGGCCAGAGGGGCACCTGGCCCAGTCCCGGTGGCCAACTATAACAGATCCACAGAGGACCTCCGAATCAAGCAGCAGTCTGGAACCTATGGCCGCCTGC GTCACGCTCAGAGTAGGAGTATGAATGACATTGCAGATACGCCCAGCACAGACCAG ttgaaaaacaaattcatgAAGAAGATTCCCAGGGATGCAGAGGCATCCAATGTGCTGGTGGGCGAAGTGGATTTCCTCAACAAACCCTTTGTTGCCTTTGTTCGCCTGTCCCAAGCTACAACACTAGGAGGTCTGACTGAGGTGCCTGTGCCGACCAG ATTCCTGTTCATTCTCCTGGGACCACAGGGAAAGGCCAAGTCATATAACGAAATAGGCCGAGCCATAGCAACGCTGATGGTTGATGAT CTCTTCAGCGACGTAGCTTACAAAGCCCGAGACCGTGAGGACCTCATTGCGGGCATAGATGAGTTTTTGGATGAGGTGATTGTGCTCCCACCCGGGGAATGGGATCCCAAAATCCGTATTGAGCCACCCAAAAAAGTTCCTTCCGCAGACAAAAG GAAGTCAGTGTTCTCCTTAAATGAATTGGGCCAGATGAATGGtacagcaggaggaggaggaggaggcctgGTTGAGGATGAAATGCCGGCACAACATGAACTAGGAGAGGAACTGGCCTTCACTGGACG GTTCTGTGGTGGATTGTACCTGGACATAAAGCGTAAACTGCCATGGCTGCCCAGTGACTTCTACGAGGGTTTCCACATTCAGTCCATTTCTGCCGTGCTCTTCATCTACTTGGGCTGCATCACTAATGCAATTACCTTTGGTGGCCTTCTGGGAGATGCCACAGAAAACTACCAG ggtgtcatgGAAAGTTTCCTCGGTACAGCTCTGGCTGGCTCTGTGTTCTGTCTGCTTAGTGGTCAGCCGCTCATCATTCTCAGCTCAACTGGACCCATCCTCATCTTTGAAAAGCTCCTATTTGAATTCAGCAA GAATAACAACATTGATTACATGGAGCTGCGCCTGTGGATAGGTATCCACTCGTGCTTGCAGTGTTTCATCCTGGTGGCGACTGATGCCAGTTACATTATCAAGTACATGACACGTTTCACTGAAGAGGGCTTCTCCAGTCTCATTTCCTTCATCTTCATCTCTGATGCAATCAAGAAGATGGTGGGCTCCTTCAAATACTACCCTATCAACACCAACTTCAAGCCAGACTATGTCACTGCTTACAAGTGCGAGTGCTTGGCCCCAGACCCGA TGGCGGCAATGATCTTCAATGGTTTAGTTCCAATGCCAGATAACAGCTCTAGTGTCTCTGGG TTGAATGTGACAGCTCTGGACTGGAGCCAGCTGAGTAAGAAGGAGTGTTTGAAGTACGGTGGATCTTTGGTGGGGAATTCCTGCAAGTATGTCCCAGATCTGGCACTTATGTCCTTCATCCTCTTCTTTGGAACATACTCCATGACTGTCACCCTCAAGAAGTTCAAGTTCAGCCGTTACTTTCCCACCAAG CTGAGGAAACTCATCAGTGACTTTTCTATCTTTATGTCGATCATGACGTTtgtgggccttgacatgttgaTTGGCCTCAAAACCCCCAAGTTGATTGTACCAACAGAATTCAAG CCTACTCGGCCAGATCGTGGCTGGCTGGTGTTGCCGTTTGGCAAGAACCCCTGGTGGGTTTATCTGGGCAGTTTTGTCCCTGCCCTCCTTGTCACCATCCTCATCTTCATGGACCAGCAAATCAGTGCTGTCATTGTCAACCGCAAGGAAAACAAACTGAAG AAAGGTTGCGGCTATCATTTGGATCTATTCTGGGTAGGGGTCCTGATGGCCGCTTGTTCCTTCTTGGGTTTGCCCTGGTATGTCGCTGCCACCGTCATCTCCATCGCACACATAGACTCGCTGAAGATGGAAAGCGAGTCCAGTGCTCCCGGTGAGCAGCCACAGTTCCTCGGAGTCAG AGAACAACGAGTGACTGGCATACTAGTGTTTGttctcactggggtctccaTCTTCCTTGCTCCAGTATTGAAG TTCATCCCGATGCCTGTGTTGTACGGTGTCTTCCTCTACATGGGAGTAGCTTCCCTCAGCGGAATTCAG TTCTGGGACAGGATTAAATTGTACATGATGCCATCCAAGCATCAACCTGACCTTTCCTACCTGCGCCATGTTCCTCTGAGAAGGGTGCACCTGTTCACCCTGATCCAGATCATATGCCTGGCTGTACTGTGGATACTCAAATCTACCTTTTTAGCTATCATCTTTCCAGTTATG ATCCTGGGACTGATGGTTGTCCGCAAAATGCTGGACTTGGTCTTCTCCCAGCATGACCTTGCTTGGCTGGATGACCTTCTGccggaaaaagagaaaaagaaagatgacGACAAGAAAGGGGGGAAAGACAAGAAAAAGCCCAAATTGGAAGCCAGTGAAGAAGCG GATAAGTACAGCCCTTACTCCAACCATTCACCAAGTTCTGATTCAGATTTGGATCGCAG CATTACCCTTCATCTGAAGATATCCTGCCCGTCATCACCAGCCATGCCAACGGCCCGAGGGATGGCCTGCCCTGTCCCACAAGTCAAGATAGAGATGGAGTCTGATGAAGACTCAGATATGGACCAACACCGGCCTCGAGACATGAGTAGCGAGACTACATTATGA